The Oscarella lobularis chromosome 4, ooOscLobu1.1, whole genome shotgun sequence nucleotide sequence CGCGGAACGCCTGCACAATTTCCTCCCTCGATTCCACGTTCTCCGTCTCGCGACTGATCATAAATGCCATGTATTCTTGCCTGCTAACGTGCCCGTCCCTTAGTAACAAGCAAAAACGTCACATATCACAGGCataatcgtcgacgcgagcgcGGTTGAAAACCTGTTGGGATCCACGTGCATGAGAATCGCTTCAAATTCCGGATCGGCTTCTCCCTCTTCCACGACGGGCAAATCGTATCCGAGCGAACGAAGGCACGACTTAAATTCGAGATGGTCCAATTTGCCAGACCCGTCCTTATCAAAATGCCTAAAAAAGTCCCAAATCaaaactggaaaaaaacaGACAGCGCGACCTTACTTGAACGCCTGGTTAAATTCCTGCAGTTGCTCTTCCGACACGCCAGTCGTGTTTCGAGCTTGAATCTGTTGTTCCAAGTAATGCTGCATTCGCATTCCCAATTGATCGAGCTGATCCCATTGCTGAGCCAAACCCAAAACTGTGTGTTCCGTATATCTAAGATCGCGCGCCACGAGTCATCTCTCTATCACAACACTGGGGAAGACGTCACTTATATACTTGTTATCTAAAATAAGCTTTTCTTCTAGTTGAGCTCCGTGatcttcaattttcttcaaagcATCTCGACGCTTCCTTACTTCAATCACCTTAGCCTAGAAATAGCGGGAAAACGATTCTACAGCGCAACGACATCACTTGGATATTTCTTACCTTAACGGCTTCTAGCTGAGCTTCAAGGGATCCGGATCCTTCGACTAGAAAAGCTCGCGTTTCCGTTAGCCATCCGTGAAAAGCGTTGGCATGCTGAGCGAACGTCTTTcgcatttcgtcgtttccctCCTGCCGTTTCGTCTCCTTGCTCAACTCCGCTTCGCGTTCCTTGATGATTTTCTGAAGATTTTCCCACGTATCGTCAATCGCTTCCATTGTAAACCACGTGTATCTGAAACAGCACTTCATTTCGACTGCGCGGACAATTTCGGATCGCCTACGGATTCGTAGAAACGTTGTAGCTCTTTATCTGACGATCGAGAGCTGCCAGTTGTTTGTAGTCGGCTCTCGCTTGGCTGAGAGAGCCAATGAACTGCGTGTGAGCATCTCGAAGCGCCTACGTCACAAATTCGAATTCTACGCTGTCGATTTagtgaaaaaaacaaatactGTACATGCCTTGATTTCTTCCATCGAATTGCAGCGAACAGGATCGGTCAGATCTTCTTCCGCGTTTTCAAACCAGCTATTGAAAGCTGacgcttttttcgcgaatAAAAGAAAGAGCTCCTCCAGCTGAACGAAGAGCGTCAAGTATCATAAAAAAACCATAAATCCGCGCACCTTTTTGAATTGCTCCTGAGAGCGAAGAAGCTTTCCTTTTCTCGCTTCGGAGTCTTTCAGCAATTTCTCCCACCTAAAGTAGTCAAacagctttcttttttctctgcgCTTCTTAAATTCGTCAGAGCGCACCTTCTAATGACGTCCCCGTGTCTTCGCTTGATTGCAGACGATTGAGCGTGCCGCGCTGCGACCAGTTCATCCTGcagcgacgtcaaattgtGAATACCCTCGTTAGCAAACGTTTGTAGCCCAACGTCGAAATTTTCCTAAGAGAAACGATATTCGACATTTCCACTATGTGTGCGAGACAAACGATGTGTATAtaacaaaaagagaaagtttTACAACCTGTTTGGCAAGTAAAGATTGAACTGAAGACAGGTCTCTGCCGAAGTCGTCGGATTTCACTTGAGTCTCTTTATCAGCTAAAGAAAGAGGGCAATTGGCATATTCTTTTATAAAGGGTGTTGGTATTTATTACAGATCCACGActcaacgacgtcagctTTCCAATTGAATTGCAAGAACACCCAATTGTCGTTCAATTTTCCTTTCCGGCCAGCCGCCGCCTTTTCCAGGCTGTCCAAtttcaactgaaaaaaagacaaaggcgTATAGTATAAATAAACAGATTACGTCAACGCGCTTCAGTACCTTGACTCCGCCGAGTCTTTGCTTGATAACGGACGCTTGATAATTTCCCTGCAGATGAAAGTCAAAAGGTGAAGCGAGAAgaactaaaaaaaacgactgaACAAACCTGTTTGACAAGAGCGTCTCCCTGCTGCTCGATGTCCGCAACTCTGTCTTTGTGAACGGCGAAATCGGTTTCGAAAACTTCGTGTTTCTTCACCAGACCCTGATATCATAAAAAATAACAATAATCGTCGTCATAATCATCATCATTGCACTTCTCCTTctgttcattttttttaCCTGAACGGCAGCGAGAGAGTCTCCCACGTCTTCGCTCGAGACAAGGGCTTGTTTCTCGTGAATCCACGACTCTTCCTCGTCCAGACTGGCGCTAAATTGCTGAAACGCCAACGAATCTTCCAATTTCCCGGCTCTACATATACCAAACATCAAGCCCAACCAATAGAACAACCACGAATTTAGAACCACACCGAACAGAAGACAAACTTCTCAATTCCTTCCACTGCATTGCAAGATCGCCAGATCGCGCTTCAATCTGAGGTCCGGCAAAATGATTGGCTGCCATCAGTTTAGTCCCAGTTTCAGTCACAGCCTGTCGCACGAAAAAAACCTCGTCATTGCAAAAATTTCTCCAACAAAAAATTTCGTCACCTTGATTCTTGGTTCGTGACCGTTCAATTCGGCTTCGAGTCGTTGATGCTTCTTCTTGAGATTCTCGACGCCCGTCAAGTCCTTGCCGTAGTCGTCCGAGCTAGTCAAtagcttcttctctttgatcCACgactcctcgtcgtcgacgtcgcggaaGAATTGCTGCAGAACGCTCGAGTCGTTTAgtctcgctcttctcgcaGAGCACAGATCCTTTAACCTGACGAAATGCGCAATATATATGTATCAGAAACGCAGTCACCTTCCCACTCACATGTCATAACGTTTATTGATGGCATCCTGCTTCTCTTGAATGCTCGGCGCGTCGAAGTGGCCCGCGTCTACGAACTGCTTCGCTTGGGAATTTAGATCGCGTATTCTttccttcaaaaaaaaatgaagcaTATGAAGCATTGTATCTCTTTTAGAGGACTATACTTCATGTGCTGCTATAtccgcttcgacgagttGATGTTTTTTGAGAAGATTTTGAACGCTCGCCAAATCTTTTCCGTGATCTTCCGATCTCAGCAACGCTTCAGTCTATTattaaaatatatataagaaaatattcaatttcgACGAGGACGTTGTGAGACGAACGCACTTCTCCTAGCCAATAATCAAAATCTTTAATGCCCGTGTTGaattgctgctgctgattgGCTTCTTTGAGTTTTTGAGTTTTTTCCGATGATTTGCCGAGCAGCTCGTCCCACTCTTCTTCCAAGGCGGCGATCCGCTTCTGCACTTCTGCTTCACTTCCAGCACACTGACGATTATCAATAAGacctaaaaaatatatacatacatcATCctaagcagaagaagaagattgaTTTCTTATTACCTTGGCCCATCGTTATCACTCCGAATATTCGTTCTTCGTTGGCCGAGACTTCCGCTTCGAAGGCCTGGTGTTTTTGCAATTTTCCTTGGAGATTCGTCGGATCCTTGTACGATTCGTCGCAGGCGACTTGCATCTTTTCCGTCATCCACGCCTCcgcttcttccgcttctctCTGGAACTGCTGCAACGATTGAGACTCGCCCAGTTTGGAACGGCGAGCGTTGATAGCCGCTTTCAATGCGGACCACCTGGAGAAAATCGTTTTAATACGTCGAGTTAAAAGTAATGGCTCTTTACCTTTGGAGAACAGCCGCTCTTCTTTCCGCTATAGCCGGAGCGTCGTAATGCCTTGACTGGATTAACTGGTTCGCAGATTCCTGCAATTGTGCTATCTTCTCCTCCTACAAGTACGACCCAATACATCTACTATAATTTCTTCGCGTCTCTGATGGTACCTGAGCCACGAGAGACTTGTCAAAGTCCTCGTGCTTTTTGATAAGAGCTTCGACGCCGTCCAACGACTTGTCCATGTCCTCGCTGGCCAAATAGGCTTCCCTCTGCATGATCCACGTCTCCGCCTGCTCCGCATCTCGATTGAACAACTGAACGAGAAATCAATTGATATCCCTCCCCCAACGCAATATGAAGTTGTAACTAACCTGTAATTCCAAACACTGATCCAAACGGTTTTTTCTCGCTTCCCACGCTCTAAAGCACGCgagagacgatgacgtcaaaaaaaccCACACTACTTCTTCCACACTAACCTTTCAAGAGCTTCGCTCTCCGATTTCACGGTCGCCAATTTCTCCTGAATCTCCGGACTCGCGTAGTGGCCGTGAGACAAGAGCTGCTGTCCAAACGAAGCAAACGCCTGAAAACTCGGATCATGAGCGTCAATATCGCTCCGATGTTCCTAAATATCAATAAATCAGGAATGAATAGCAAGACCCTTTCTCTCCGCGTCTACCTGATGCCTTTCCAATAGAGCCTCGGCACTTCCTACGTCCTTCGCCAATTCGTCCGACGAAACCAACGTATTGATTCCATTAATCCACGCCATCAGATCTCTATAGTCGACGAGGAACTGCTGGAGATCATTTGAATCGCTcaacttctttttcctcgaCGCAGCCTAAGTCCAAAAAGTCCAAaaattctttaattaaagatcCCGATTTTTTACTCACGTGAGCCTTAAGATTGGTCCAGGCATCGGCAATTTCCGCCTGTTTCGCTTTGACATCATTCGCAGAAGCGGGTCGAGCGGCAACAAGAGTGGCAGCATCACTATTCAAAGTTTTcacctaaataaaaagatcACTTCATTGACTATATATATTCTCGTTCGTctcactttttcttccaagGCAGCGAGATCTCTTTCTAAGCCTTCGTGCTTTCGTTGAAGAGCTTGGACACTGGCCAAGTCTCGGCCGTAGTCGTCCGTCGACATTGCGGCGTCTTTCTCGCTAATCCACGccttcgtttcgtcggcgtcgcgatTGAATTTCTGGATTTCGTGAGCCCCGTCCAAGTTCGTCTTGCGAGCGTCGGCCAAATCTTGCAGGGTTCCCCAACGAGAATTCAGATTCTAGACAagacgaaaaaataaaaaaaaaattaaatatccCTAATTCATACCTCTGTTTGTTCCATGATGGCCGGCGCTTCCGAGTGTCCCTCGTCCAACAGACGATGAGCCATGGTGTTCACCTCTTGAACGCGAGTTTCATTCGCCGtcaagtctttttgaaaatcgtcgaatttcttcttgagCACTTCCACGTGCTCGAGATCCTTTCCTAACTCTTCCGAACTCGCCACGGCCTCCtaataaacgaaaaaaaagatttttatAAAATTCCTagcaaattaattttgacCTTTTCATTAATCCAAGATTCCAGCTCATTCATCTCCCGACTCAGTTGATGCCTTTTCACCGATTCCTCCAATTTGACTCGTCTCCCGTCCGCCGCCTTTTTCAATCTCTCGTATTTTCCGTCAATGACTTTCTGCCTCAGAGCAACGCTATCGTCCCCGTCTACTATATCGGCTCCTCCAGACTGAGCGGCTGCCGGCGGATCCACTTTTTTGACGTAAGCCGACGGAACGAATCCCTGCCGATCGGCCGCTTCCACTTTCCACCAATCTTTATTGGAGGAATTCAGCAGCGGCAGGATCTCGCCTTTTTTCATGGAAACTTCTCGCGGGCTCTTTTGCTTGTAGTCGTACATTGCCATGACAAATTCTTTGCCGGCAGAGAGCCGATCGTCGGCCGAATGTCCAGCCAATTGCTACATACGGAAGAAAAGTGTCGAGAAAAGGCAAGGGGGACCCTCACtagaaattcttcgtctacgGTACCACAGACATTTtccacaaaaaaaaaaaattctctttacCTTGCATTCTTGACTTGCATCTCGAAGTCCGTCGACGCTCTTCCCGTACGCGTCAATATCGGCCATGAGTGCCTCGTGTTTCTTGAGCAGAGCCTGCGAACTGTCCTCGTCCTTTCCAAAATCGGcactcgtcgccgccggctccttttccttcatcCACGACTCGGCCTCGTTCGCGTCCGCGTAATATTGCTGGACTTGAAGCGCGCCGTCTAAATCGTCTTTGCGTCccgccgctttcgctttgattGCGTTCCATTTGTCGGTGAGTTCTCGCACTTTCGCTTCGATGTCGTCCGACGCGTAGTGGCCCTCTCCGACCATCGTTTCTGCCGCTTCGCAAACGCTCTTTATTCGATCTTCGTGACCAGACAGCTCAGTCTAGAAACAATAGCACTACAGTGTATTTAGATCAACGTCTTTCGTTTCCTACTTGCAATGCCTGGTGTTTCTTTAGAAGATTCTGCACGCCCGTCAAATCTTTGCCCAAATTTGTCGACGCCGCAATCGGTTCCTTTTCCTTAATCCaagtttcttcgtcttcgacgtctctGTACAGCTGCTGGAGTTGAAGAGAATCTTGAAGCTTTTGCTTTCGCGCCGCAAGCGGTTCctcaaaacaaagaaacattaattaaacgaagaaatcgattggCACCAATTCGATACCTGTAGATCTTGATAACGAGCCGAAACGCTTTCTTGCTTCTCTTTGATAGCCGGAGCGTCGAAATGATCGGCTTCGACAAATTCTTTCGCTTGACTCTCAATCGCATCAATTCGATccttaaataaaaatatgaaTTTCAATGACTTTATACGCTAAAAATCGTCACCTGATGAGCGGCAATGTCTAACTCTAGAAGATTGTTCTTCTTTATCAATTTCTGAACTCCGATTAAATCCTAAAGACGCCGTTATCAACTATATCTGCCATACGTCATATCTAGACACTACTTTTCCAAAGTCTTCTGATGCCAAGTGACCTTCTGTCTCTTCCAGCCACAACTCCACGTCTTCGACACCCCTGTCGCGtaaacaagaaaaattaaaaagcgCCATCCATGTCAGAGGCCTTTCATTCTCTTTACAAACCGATTAaattgctgctgctgattgGCTTCCCTCAGCTTCAaccctaaaaaaaaaaaaccaataGGCAACGAGGTTTCGATTCCAATTCCATTGCATTACCTTTGTCAGCCGACTGCTCGGCCAACCCTCGCCACAGATCTTCCAATTCAGTCAATCGAGTTCTAGAAACATCAATATAAGAGCGAAATCGTTCCCAACGTTCTCTCACTGAATCGTCTCCGACGAATAGTGCTCGCCGTCGATGAGCGCCTTTCCCGTAGCACTGACCGTATCGATTCGACTTTTATTCGCCGTCACTTCCGCTTCGAACGCTTGATGCTTTTGCAGTTTTCCTTGCAAATTCGTCGGATCCTTGTAGGATTCgtccgacgccgttttcaatttttcgttgaTCCAGGCCTTCGCTTCGTCCGCGTCGCGATTGAATTGCTGCAACTTGCGAGAATCTTCCAGCTGAGCGCGTCGCCGCGCCGACTTCTCGTCCAACTCATTGCGCCGAGCCAATACcttaaagaaaaaaaatatgaTGTTAAGTAATAACGCcaatatttttaaaaacCCCATCTCTTTTTGCCGCAATATCGTCCGAGGCGTAATGTTCGGTGGAGATGAGCTTATTGGCAAACTCGTCTAACGCCTgataaatttaaaaatctcGATTCTCGTGCAGAGccaaaagaaatagaaagacaactttaattttttcttcttgagcGGCCATGGACTTTTCAAAATCCTCGTGTTTCTTGATGAGCACTTCGACGCTGTCCATCGAATCGCCGGTATCCTCGTTGCTAAGAAACGCctgggagaaaaaaacgcccATGTTTATATACACGTTGATAAGGGACCGTGGAGAACGCACCTCTTGTTTGGCCATCCAAGCGTCGGCTTGCTCAACATCTCTATTGAACAGCTGCAAATCCATGCATTGATCAAATTGCTTTCGCCTCTCCTCCCACAATTCCAAAAGAGTATCTCTTTCGTCACTTAGCTGACTCAACTTTACAACAGCAAATTTGTAACgtaatcaattttttagaaaaaattctacgGTATTACTTTTTCCTTGATTTCTTCAGCTGCGTAATGATTTGCTGCGACGAGGCCTTGCCCAAATtgagtcgtcgttttgaaaaTGTCTTCTCGCGCGTCAATTTCTCCCTTGTGTTCTTGATGGCGTTCGAGAAGGGCTTCTGCTCCCGATACGTCGCTTGCCAATTCGTCGGCTGACAGCTGAGCTCTCATGTCGTTCACCCAAGATATTAGATCCCTAAagacaataataataaaataatactAATGATAATGATTTTAATAGCAATGCCTGTGATCAGCTGTAAATCTTTGCAATTTGAATGAATCGTCAAGTTtcgtttttcgattttcagCCTATCATTTTAAATATTGACTCAAAATACAGTaccattttttttctaaaaagagATTTACTTTATGTCTGAGCGCTTCCCAATTTCCAACAATTTCCGCCTGTTTCGCTGCAATCTGATCGGCACTTTCCGCGTGTCTATTCTGCAGTTGCACGGCAACTTCGCCCAGTTGCCCAACCTTGCGCAGAAATTTCCAATCACGATTTACCCTCCCAACGCATCATCCATACTTTGTCTTCGAGTGCAGCCAAGTCTCGTTCCAAGCCTTCGTGTTTACGTTGCAGAGCTTGGACGCTTGCCAAATCCCGACCGTAATCGTCCGTAGACAAAGCCAAATCTTTTTCGCTAATCCACGCTTTGGTCTCGTCGGCATCCCTACACACAATACGTATACGTGTTTGGTAATAAATCTATTTAGTATGTGCATACCTATTGAATTTTTGGACTTCGTGCGATCCCGCcaatttttcttgtctttcgGCTGCCAGTTTTTTCAGTCGTTCCCACGCTTCGTTCAAACCCTTCGAAACGCAGCAAGGATATGTGAAATAATAACAAggattttttttaaaaatgttTTACCTGCGTTCTCGTTTGAATCAGTTCAACTTCCGGATGCCCCTCTCCAATCAGTTTTTCCGCAACCGAATTTACGTGACTGACACGCGCTTCGTTCGCAGCCAAATCCtaataaacaaaaaaaacgacaataataaaaatagacCTTGACCCCccttgaaaaaaatccaactttttgaaaatcgtcaaatttcttctgcaACACTTCGACGTCCTCCAAATCTTTTCCAAACTCCTCCGAACTAGCAACAGCTTCCTAAACACGCGCCATAATCgatattgatttattttatttaattaaatcgacAATGCTTTTGCACCTTATCTGATATCCACGACATGAGTTCTTCAACTTCTCTTATAAACTCGACTCGCTTTTGAGCCCACACCAACTTTGTTCCCTTCTCCTTCGATCGCGTCAATAACGATTCCCACCATTGGGCCAAAGCGTCTAGTCTCTCCtgaattgattttatttgttttcgctcattttcttttttttcgccCTTTCTCACCTGAATGCTAGCAGAAGCGAAATGCCCCGCCCCTATCATTTCCGTGCCCGTTTCGTTCAGCGAAACAATGGAATTGCTGTGAGCTGCGATTTCCGCTTCGAATGCTTGATGTTTTTGCAATTTTCCCTACGGAAAACGACACTCAGCTCTACAACGAAGAGAGGGGCGTCTATTTGTCCGAGAGGGGGCGGAGCGCCCCCCCTCTCCCCGTCTCAGTGTATTTAGTCCACATCATGCGCGTCGCTGTTTTAGCGTTTAGGCGGCGACCCAAGCCAAACGATCATCTATCTGAACTCCTCCCAAAGAAAAACAGTCGCTCTGCGCGCCGGTCGAAATAATAAAGGGGGAAAAAGGACCGGTGCGATCGCACGCAAATGAATATACAACAAGgcgcgaacgacgtcgaaatcgcgatTTCCGCGCGtaaaacgagacgacgggGAATTCGATGGGAAGCGGGGCCCCCTCCGGACGGGCTGCTGTCAGCCGCGGGTTCCTCCCCTTcggaaaaaatgcgaaaAACGGCGAGTTTGTACCTGTAAGTTCGTCGGATCCTTGTACGATTCGTCGGAGGCGGTCTGGAGTTTTTCGTTGATCCacgcttcgatttcgtcggcgtcgcgacgaaactGCTGCAAGCGTTTCGCATCCTGTAGCTTGCTGCGACGCACGCGAGCCGCTTCCTTGAATTGGGCGTAGCGCGCGAGAACTtgttcgcgtcgacgttccacGTCGTCGGCCGTCTCGAGCGTTTTCACGTGCAAATCGGCCATCGGTCCGCGCGTCGGATTCGCCTACTCTACTCTTGCACTGCTTCGCAAATCGGCAGTTGGGACGTTAGTCACGTGAGCGGTCAAGGAATGTCATCTCACATACGGGCATTTTAGTCGTAAAACATCAGCTTGACGGCGTACTGTACAATAGAAATGTACTGTAGTTTTCGGTTTTCAGTCAAATTTGCGAAAATTCATTATTGCCTTTTTAAATTGTCTTGGCATtactaacgcgcgctaataTGCTTTGGAGCATTTCGCGTCGGTTTCTACGTCGTTTTTCACCGTAATAGAAACTCTGTCGAAGATGGTCGAAGTCGTCTATAAGGTTCGTACCGAATTTCGACTAGTGGGGCTTCCTTTCGGGCAACGACACCATTCAGGGCGTTCTGGAACTGCAGCAAAAGACGGACGATCCCAAATCGTGGAAAAAGTATCTCTTCGTCTTGAAACGATTCCGCTCGAGCGAGACGGCATCGCTCGAATATTACAAAGATCCAAAGAAGAGCATAGCGAAACAGAATCCTCGCGGCGTTCTCAATCTCCTCGCCAACTATCGGGTCGAATCGCTCGGACCCTTTCCGTCTCGTAGCGACAAATTCCACTTCGAAGTGAGAACGCTCGAGCAAGTCTATCGCCTGGCAACGGACAGTAGGGAATTGATGGACGAATGGATCTATTTTCTTCAATCGCAGACCGCCGTCGCTGACACCGTCTCGCACTGTCAGTAAATTAGATAGCGATTAGATAGGGTTTttatttctgacgtcataagtTGTGATATTTTTAGCGGCgcgcttttttgacgtgcaGCCCGAGAAACAAGAATCGTTACGTCGCATTGGAGCTCTCGGTTCGTGCCGTCTCTACGTCGATGAAGAGCAGATTTGTTTAGCTAATTCGGTCAATGGGACATTGCTTGCGCGCTGGCCCCTGCGATGTCTGCGTCGCTACGCTTGTGATGAAGGCGTATTTCGTTTTGAAGCCGGTCGAAAGGCGCCGCtaggagaaggaaaatatTCGTTTTTAACCGACGAGGAAGGCGTCTTGTTTGATACCGTCGAGGCAATGGTGAAGAAGCAAGTGAGGAAAAGTTTCAAACAGAAATCAGGAGACGGTGGAGCAGACCCGCCCCTTCCCGatagaaattcaaaaaccgATAGCGAGGGCGTCTATGATAGACTCAAATTTGAAACTTGGGTGCCAGATGGGGTACCGGAATCGGACGCTCAATCGGCCGGCTATTCTCACACACTTTCTTCAATGCAGCGCACTAGCGTCAAAGCGCCTCCTAATTCCGAGGAATACGCTCGCCTCGGTTCGTCAACCGGGGAGGAATACGCTCGCCTCGGTTCGTCCACCGGGGACAATGCCTATCTCGAATCGGCCGTGCGA carries:
- the LOC136185662 gene encoding docking protein 2-like, giving the protein MVEVVYKGVLELQQKTDDPKSWKKYLFVLKRFRSSETASLEYYKDPKKSIAKQNPRGVLNLLANYRVESLGPFPSRSDKFHFEVRTLEQVYRLATDSRELMDEWIYFLQSQTAVADTVSHSARFFDVQPEKQESLRRIGALGSCRLYVDEEQICLANSVNGTLLARWPLRCLRRYACDEGVFRFEAGRKAPLGEGKYSFLTDEEGVLFDTVEAMVKKQVRKSFKQKSGDGGADPPLPDRNSKTDSEGVYDRLKFETWVPDGVPESDAQSAGYSHTLSSMQRTSVKAPPNSEEYARLGSSTGEEYARLGSSTGDNAYLESAVRNVSLDESAYAYAHTPGSKALASVASEEKKEPPPLPPDDRSLPPMSRSSGNRSYENLSAEQAPQPPEKST
- the LOC136186724 gene encoding spectrin alpha chain, non-erythrocytic 1-like, coding for MADLHVKTLETADDVERRREQVLARYAQFKEAARVRRSKLQDAKRLQQFRRDADEIEAWINEKLQTASDESYKDPTNLQGKLQKHQAFEAEIAAHSNSIVSLNETGTEMIGAGHFASASIQERLDALAQWWESLLTRSKEKGTKLVWAQKRVEFIREVEELMSWISDKEAVASSEEFGKDLEDVEVLQKKFDDFQKDLAANEARVSHVNSVAEKLIGEGHPEVELIQTRTQGLNEAWERLKKLAAERQEKLAGSHEVQKFNRDADETKAWISEKDLALSTDDYGRDLASVQALQRKHEGLERDLAALEDKVGQLGEVAVQLQNRHAESADQIAAKQAEIVGNWEALRHKAENRKTKLDDSFKLQRFTADHRDLISWVNDMRAQLSADELASDVSGAEALLERHQEHKGEIDAREDIFKTTTQFGQGLVAANHYAAEEIKEKLSQLSDERDTLLELWEERRKQFDQCMDLQLFNRDVEQADAWMAKQEAFLSNEDTGDSMDSVEVLIKKHEDFEKSMAAQEEKIKALDEFANKLISTEHYASDDIAAKRDGVLARRNELDEKSARRRAQLEDSRKLQQFNRDADEAKAWINEKLKTASDESYKDPTNLQGKLQKHQAFEAEVTANKSRIDTVSATGKALIDGEHYSSETIQTRLTELEDLWRGLAEQSADKGLKLREANQQQQFNRGVEDVELWLEETEGHLASEDFGKDLIGVQKLIKKNNLLELDIAAHQDRIDAIESQAKEFVEADHFDAPAIKEKQESVSARYQDLQEPLAARKQKLQDSLQLQQLYRDVEDEETWIKEKEPIAASTNLGKDLTGVQNLLKKHQALQTELSGHEDRIKSVCEAAETMVGEGHYASDDIEAKVRELTDKWNAIKAKAAGRKDDLDGALQVQQYYADANEAESWMKEKEPAATSADFGKDEDSSQALLKKHEALMADIDAYGKSVDGLRDASQECKQLAGHSADDRLSAGKEFVMAMYDYKQKSPREVSMKKGEILPLLNSSNKDWWKVEAADRQGFVPSAYVKKVDPPAAAQSGGADIVDGDDSVALRQKVIDGKYERLKKAADGRRVKLEESVKRHQLSREMNELESWINEKEAVASSEELGKDLEHVEVLKKKFDDFQKDLTANETRVQEVNTMAHRLLDEGHSEAPAIMEQTENLNSRWGTLQDLADARKTNLDGAHEIQKFNRDADETKAWISEKDAAMSTDDYGRDLASVQALQRKHEGLERDLAALEEKVKTLNSDAATLVAARPASANDVKAKQAEIADAWTNLKAHAASRKKKLSDSNDLQQFLVDYRDLMAWINGINTLVSSDELAKDVGSAEALLERHQEHRSDIDAHDPSFQAFASFGQQLLSHGHYASPEIQEKLATVKSESEALERAWEARKNRLDQCLELQLFNRDAEQAETWIMQREAYLASEDMDKSLDGVEALIKKHEDFDKSLVAQEEKIAQLQESANQLIQSRHYDAPAIAERRAAVLQRWSALKAAINARRSKLGESQSLQQFQREAEEAEAWMTEKMQVACDESYKDPTNLQGKLQKHQAFEAEVSANEERIFGVITMGQGLIDNRQCAGSEAEVQKRIAALEEEWDELLGKSSEKTQKLKEANQQQQFNTGIKDFDYWLGETEALLRSEDHGKDLASVQNLLKKHQLVEADIAAHEERIRDLNSQAKQFVDAGHFDAPSIQEKQDAINKRYDMLKDLCSARRARLNDSSVLQQFFRDVDDEESWIKEKKLLTSSDDYGKDLTGVENLKKKHQRLEAELNGHEPRIKAVTETGTKLMAANHFAGPQIEARSGDLAMQWKELRSLSSVRAGKLEDSLAFQQFSASLDEEESWIHEKQALVSSEDVGDSLAAVQGLVKKHEVFETDFAVHKDRVADIEQQGDALVKQGNYQASVIKQRLGGVKLKLDSLEKAAAGRKGKLNDNWVFLQFNWKADVVESWISDKETQVKSDDFGRDLSSVQSLLAKQENFDVGLQTFANEGIHNLTSLQDELVAARHAQSSAIKRRHGDVIRRWEKLLKDSEARKGKLLRSQEQFKKLEELFLLFAKKASAFNSWFENAEEDLTDPVRCNSMEEIKALRDAHTQFIGSLSQARADYKQLAALDRQIKSYNVSTNPYTWFTMEAIDDTWENLQKIIKEREAELSKETKRQEGNDEMRKTFAQHANAFHGWLTETRAFLVEGSGSLEAQLEAVKAKVIEVRKRRDALKKIEDHGAQLEEKLILDNKYTEHTVLGLAQQWDQLDQLGMRMQHYLEQQIQARNTTGVSEEQLQEFNQAFKHFDKDGSGKLDHLEFKSCLRSLGYDLPVVEEGEADPEFEAILMHVDPNRDGHVSRQEYMAFMISRETENVESREEIVQAFRALSSEDKPFVTEGELYQALPKEQVEYLIQRMPPYVDSTGRRVPGSYDYAGFTKSMFAS